One window from the genome of Tachysurus vachellii isolate PV-2020 chromosome 5, HZAU_Pvac_v1, whole genome shotgun sequence encodes:
- the LOC132846193 gene encoding ictacalcin-like, giving the protein MSQLQQGMGMLIATFHKYSGKEGDKLTLSKGELKDLLNAEMGDILGKTQDKVALDKILKNLDANQDGTVDFQEYITLVTGITMMCNEYFTKNHNNQNNAKHTPIVFVYFFVPSINRKKCLPSYNDKCMKQIIV; this is encoded by the exons ATGTCCCAACTGCAGCAAGGAATGGGAATGCTCATCGCTACCTTTCATAAATACTCTGGCAAGGAGGGAGACAAATTGACTCTTTCCAAAGGAGAGCTAAAAGACCTGCTCAACGCCGAGATGGGAGACATTCTTGGC AAAACCCAAGATAAAGTGGCACTGGACAAGATACTTAAGAACCTAGACGCTAATCAGGATGGTACCGTGGACTTCCAAGAGTATATCACCCTTGTGACCGGCATTACCATGATGTGCAACGAATATTTCACAAAAAACCATAACAACCAAAACaatgcaaaacacacaccaattgtttttgtatatttttttgttccttcgataaacagaaagaaatgtttgcCATCTTACAATGATAAATGCATGAAACAGATAATTGTTTGA